The segment GGATGTCGGCCTGAACCTCGCGGCGCAGGTCGCCCTCGACCTTGAGGTTGCCTTCGATGTAGTCACGCAGCTGGCTCACCTGATCGTCGGTGAGGTCCTTGGTGCGCAGGTCCCGGCTGATGCCGGTGCCTTCCAGGATTTCCTGGGAGCGGGTACGGCCGATGCCGTAGATGTAGGTCAGCGCGATCTCCATGCGCTTGTCACGCGGGAGATCGACGCCCATGAGACGTGCCATCAGGCAGTGATTCTTTCTCTATGCGGAGGTCTGTTCCCAGTCCGTTCCCCGTCTTGGCGGGGCCCGGCCTCCGTGCCGGGCGTGTAGTGAGCAGCGAATCCGCTCACTGGTACTGGGAGGTCTGCATTCAGTTGTGGGTGGTGCTGCGTGCTTGGACGCTGCGTGCTTGGACTGGGACTAACCCTGCCGCTGCTTGTGCCGCGGATCCGAGCAGATCACCATGACCCGCCCATGCCGGCGGATCACCCTGCACTTGTCGCAGATCGGCTTGACGCTCGGGTTCACCTTCACGGCTTCGCGATCCTTCTAGGTCAGTTGCGGCGGACACATCGATGCCCGCCACAGGTAGTGGTTGTTGCAGTTGAGGGGCGTTTTACTTGTACCGGTACACGATGCGGCCCCGGGACAGGTCGTAGGGCGAAAGCTCCACCACGACGCGGTCCTCGGGCAGGATGCGGATGTAGTGCTGCCGCATCTTGCCGCTGATGTGGGCCAGAACCTTGTGTCCGTTCTCCAGCTCAATGCGGAACATCGCATTGGGCAGAGGTTCGACGACACGGCCCTCGACCTCGATGGCACCGTCTTTCTTGGCCATACTGTGTTAGCGATCCTTGCCTTCGTTTTCGTATCTTGTGCGCCCTCGGCTTGGCGCAGTCCGGGCCACCGACTGAGAACGTGGGCCGGATCACCGAAATCGTCACGATTCCAAGACAGGCACGCAAAGAGTCGGCGCGCAAGCCGCGCCGTTGGTCCATGCTACCCGCTGGAACGTCGTCCCCAAAATCAGCGAACGCCCAGCTCCACCGCTCGACGCCGGGCAGGCCGGCGAGCAAGACCGCAGGTCCCCGCCAACCAGGGACTTCCGACTCTGACGGTGGCACGCGAATGCGGCGATAGTGCAGGGATGGAGCGCCTGACCGCACTGGATGCCGGATTCCTCGACGCCGAAGACGCTGACCGTCACGTCAGTCTGGCCGTCGGCGCCGTGGCCATCATCGACGGGCCTGCCCCCGCTCACGATGAGGTGCTCGCCGTGATCGGAGAACGCATCCTGGCCACCCCGCGGCTGCGTCAGGTGGTGCGCAGGCATCCGCTGGACCTGTCCGCACCGAGGTGGGCGGATGACCCGGCACTGGATCTGGCCCATCACATCCGTCGGGCGGCGCTGCCCCACCCGGGGACCGACGCGGAGTTGTTCCGGTTCACCGCGGAGGCGATGGAATCGCGCCTGGACCGGGAACGCCCGCTGTGGCAGTGCTGGGTCATCGAGGGACTCGCCGACGACCGATGGGCGCTTCTGATGAAGATGCACCACTGCATCGCCGACGGTATCTCGACGATGCACATGCTCACCGGTCTCTGCGATGCGGGCGTGGGCGCGACCTACGTCGAAGCGATCCGCGCGACCGCGGACGAGGGCGGCGGCGCGCAGGCCGCCGCGACCCGCACGCTCAACCCCGTCGACTGGGTGCGCTCGGCGTGGAACACGGCTTCGGCGCTCACCACGGGCACGGTGAAGACGATCACCGGCGCGATCGAGATCGTGGACAGCCTGCTGCGCACCGGACCGGCATCCCCACTGAACGGACCGGTGACGACTATGCGCCGCTACAGCGCGGTGCGGGTTCCGCTGGCCGGTGCGCTCTCGGTCTGCGAGGCATTCGGGGTGACCCTCAACGACGTGGCGCTGGCGGCGATCACCGACAGTTTCCGGGCTGCCCTGCTGCGGCGCGGGGAACAGCCGCGACACGACTCGTTGAGGACGCTGGTGCCGGTCTCGGTGCGAGCGGATGACGCCGCCGATCAGACCGGCAACCGGGTCTCGGTCATGCTCCCCTACCTGCCCGTGGACGAGCCCGACCGGGTCGAGCAGCTCCGGTCGGTGCACCGACGGATGGCCCGGGTGAAATCCGGCGGCCAGTCCCAGGCGGGCAGCACCGTGGTCTCGGCACTCAAGCTGGTGCCGTTCGCGCTGGCGTCGCGGACCATTCGCGCCCTGACCGCGCTGCCGCAGCGCGGCGTCGTCACGCTCGCGACGAACATCCCCGGACCGCGGGACCGCCTGAGCATGATGGGACGAGAGGTGGTCGGGATGCTCCCGGTCCCCCCGGTGGCGCTGCGGCTTCGGGCCGGCGTGGCCATCCTGACCTATGCCGACGACCTGGTTTTCGGTGTCACCGCCGACTTCGACGCCCTGCCCGATGTCGACGAACTGGCCGCCGGCATCGGCAAGGCGATGACATGCCTGGCCGCAGCCGCGCGTCACCCGCACCCCGGCCGGCCCGGCCTGGTGTTGATCCCCCCGACCGATGACGCTGACACCCCGACGCCCCACCTCGATCGCGTGCAGGGTTGATACTGCGCTGGCAGGATCGAAGCGAACCGCCGATGCCGAAATGAGGACGACACGATGACCGATGCCCCCGCCTTCGGGAAAATTGTTGTCGGAGTGGATGATTCGACATCGTGCCAACGCGCCCTGGAGTGGGCGGCCGCCGAAGCGGTGCGACGCCACGCGCCACTGCACATCCTGTACGCCTCCACGCTGCCGGTCGCGGCCTGGCCCGTGCCGCCGATACCGGCGGGATACATGGAATATCAGGCGGAACTCGCATCGGACGTCCTCGACAAGGCCACCGCGACCGCCGAAGCGATCATCGGCAACGCCGTCGGTGTGTCAACCGACTTTCTCGTCGCGACCCCGACGGCCGCCCTCGTCGAGGCCTCCGGGTCGGCGGGCATGGTCGTCGTCGGATCGCGGGGGCGCGGAGCGCTGGCGCGCACCATCCTCGGCAGTGTGAGCACGGGTGTGGTGCACCGCGCCGAATGCCCGGTCGCGGTGATTCACGACGAGGACCCACCGCCTGACCCGGCTGCGCCGGTCCTGTTGGGGTTCGACGGATCCGCCGCCTCGGATGCGGCCGTCGCGCTGGCCTTCGAGGAAGCCTCGTCACGGAAGGTCAAACTGGTCGCCCTGCACGCGTGGTGGTCCCCCGGCGCCTTCGAGATGCCGGGATTCGACTGGGAGACCATCCGCCCCGAAGTCGACCGCGAGGTCGCCCAACAACTGTCCGGCTGGCAGCAGCGCTATCACGACGTGCCGGTCGAACGCCTGGTGGTGCCGGACAGGCCCGCGCAGCGACTGGTCGAGCAATCACGATCGGCCCAGCTCGTCGTCATGGGCCGACGCGGGTTCGGCGCGGTGGCAAGCACCTTGCTCGGGTCCGTGAGCGGTGCGGTGGTGCAGGCCGCACGGGTACCGCTGATCGTCGCCGGCCCACGTTGACGGGGTCGCGCGGCGTCCGGAAGCCGATCTGAATCACGCCATGGACCTTCACCCGTTTCCCACCATCGCCCTGATTCTCGCCCTCGCCACCGCCTCCGGCCTGGTGGCCAACAAGCTGCGACAGCCGCTGATCGTCGCGTTCATCCTGGTGGGCGTCGCGGTCGGGCCGGTCGGCGCCGGCTGGGTTTCGGCCGACACCACGATGGAACTGCTGGCCCGGCTGGGGCTCGCGATCCTGCTGTTCCTGGTCGGTTTGCGCCTCGATCTGCACATGATCCGCAGCACCGGACCGGTGGCAGTGGTGACCGGTCTGGGCCAGGTCGCCTGCACCGCCGTGCTGGGTTATCTGATCGCGCTCGCCCTGAATCTGAGCGGGATCTCCGCGCTGTATGTCGCGGCGGCGCTGACCTTCTCGTCGACGATCATCATCGTCAAGCTGCTCTCCGACAAGCGTGAACTGGACCAGCTGCACGGACGGATCACGCTCGGCATCCTCATCGTGCAGGACATCGTGGTCGTGCTGGTGATGATCGCGTTGACGGCGTACGGCCAGGGTTCCTCCGGGGGCCTGGGCGCCGGCATCGCGGTGGTGGCGCTCAAAGGCGTTGGCCTGCTGGCAGGGATCTGGGCGCTGACCCGCTGGGTGATGCCCTGGCTGATGCCGCACGTCGCCCGCTCCCAGGAATTGCTGGTCCTTTTCGGCGTCGCGTACGCGGTGTCGGTGGCCGCGTTCAGCGAATGGCTGGGGTTCAGCTCCGAAGTCGGCGCGTTCCTTGCCGGCGTATCGCTGGCCAGCACCCAGTTCCGGGACGCCCTGGGCGCACGGTTGGTCAGTCTGCGTGACTTCCTGCTGCTGTTCTTCTTCCTCAATCTGGGTGCTGGACTGGACTTCAGCGAGGCAGCGGGCCAGCTCGTCGCCGCGTTGATCCTGTCGGTATTCGTCCTGATCGCCAAGCCGATGATCGTGATCGCGATCATGACACTCATGCGGTACCCGGTCCGGGTCGGCTTTGCGGTCGGTCTACCGCTGGCGCAGATCTCGGAGTTCTCCCTGATCCTTGCGTCACTGGGGGTGACCCTGGGGCACATCAGCGGAGCGACCCTCAGCCTGATCACCGTGGTCGGCCTCGTCACCATCGCGGCGTCGACCTACCTGACCACATACTCCGATCCGATCTTCGAGCGATGCAGCCGGTGGCTGGCCGTACTGGAGCGCACGCACCCACGGGAATCGGAGGCGGCCGAGAACACCGATGACTTCGATGTGGTCCTGTTCGGTCTCGGACGGTTCGGAAGTCATCTCGCCGAACGCCTGTCCGGCGCGGGCCACCGCGTGTTGGGCGTCGACTTCGACATCCACGGGGTCCGGACGCATCGCCGTAAGGGTGTGGCGATGGCCTTCGGCAGCGCGGAGGATCTCGATCTTCTCCAGGCCCTCCCACTGGAGCGCGCCAAATACGTCGTCAGTGCCATCCCGGTACTCCAGACGAACCTCGCTCTGTTGCACGGGCTTCGACAGCACGGCTTCGACGGCATCATCGCCTTGACCGCCCACACCCGCCACGATGCCGAGCAGCTTCGTGCCGCCGGGGTCGACGTCGTCCTGGAGCCGTTCGCCTCGGCGGCGCACACGACGTCAGAGACCCTGCATGATCAGCTCGCCGCCGAGCAGCAAAAGCACCACGACGACGCCGACGGTTGAGCGGGCCCGTCCGCTCAGTGCGGACGGACCACGGTCACCGGCACGTCGACCGACTGCGCCACGGTGGAACTGACCGAACCCAGCAGCATCCCGGAGAACCCGCCCCGGCCGTGGCTACCCACGACCACGAGCTGCGCGGAGCGCGATCGCTCGACCAGCCGTCGGCTGGGCTCGTCGAACTCGATGTGACGCCGCACCGGTACATCCGGGAACTGCTCTTGCCAGCCCGCGAGACGCTCGGCGAGGATCTCCGCCGCCTGTTGTTCGATGTCCGACCAGCTTCCGCCGCGCGGCTCCCGTCCGGCGCGGTCGTGCCAGACGTGCAGTGCTTCCAGTTCCACACCCCGCCGGGACGCCTCCTCGAAGGCGAAGGCGGTGGCCGCCTCCGACGCCGGGGAGCCGTCGACTCCCACCAACACCGGCGCGGCGACATCCGGCAGGACACCCATCTGGCTGTGCACAACGGTGACGGGGCAGTGTGCGTGGCGGATCAGCCCCGCACTGACCGAACCGAGTTTCAACCGGGGAAAACCGCCCGTCCCCCGACTGCCGACCACCACCATCCGGGCGGTTTCGGACGCCTCGATCAGGGCACCGAGTGCGCTGTCTCGAATCACCTCGGTGCGCACGTCGGGGGGATTCGCCGCCCCGTCGCCCGCCAGCGCCGCCGCCCGCGCGTGATTCAGGGTGTCTTCGGCATTCTGCCGTTCGCATTCCGCGGCGAGTTCGTCGGTGGGAGCCAGCGGCCAGGTCACGATCGGCGGCCGGACGGCATAGACCAGATCGACGGGTACGCCGGACATCTGGGCCTCGGCCGCGGCCCACCGCACCGCCACGCCGGCCTGTTGGGAACCGTCGACGCCGACGACGATCGCACCGCCGGTCTGCTGATCGTTCATCAGGTTCTCCTGTCCGACAACGACTGCGACTGTGGCTGTGCGGATCAACCCAACACGGGATCTTCGACCGCCGCCGGCTGCGCCGGTGCGCCGACGAACGGGAACCGTCTGCCGGTCACGCCGCGCGGGCGGATCCGGACGAAATGCTCCTTGTCCGAACCCGTCCACGGCACCAACGCGGCACGCTCGGCCTCGGAGATCTCTTCGTCGCTGCGCAGCAGGCGCGCCACCCCCGCGACGATCACGCTCCAACCATGCTCCCGGTCGTACCCGTCGGCCTCGAAGAGCACGCTGTTGTTGATCGCCGAACTCACCAGTTTCGTCCCCGACGCGGTCCTGAACAGGATCGTGCGTTCCTGCACCGCGAAATTCACCGGGAAGATCCCCGGGTTACCGTCGACGCTGGTCACCAACCGTCCGAGCGAGGTGCCGGACAACAGATCCCAACACTGCGGGACGGACAGGATCGACATCTGGCGGGTCTCATCGGTCATGCGTCGACGGTATGCGGCCCGTACCGTCCCGGGCTGTGGCACAAAGTCCTCGAATGCAGGTACCAAGGGCACCGGAGACACTCCCGTCGGATCACCGGTGGGTCCCTAACCGGCGGGGGTGAGTACCGCAAGGTTGCCGTCATAGCGCCGGTACAACACGCTGGCACGTCCTTCGGCCGCGTCGATGTAGAACAAGAACGGCAGCCTCATCAAGCCCATGCGTTCGACAGCGGCCTCCTGCCGCAAGCAGGGCACCCGGTGCGGGCTCACCGTGACGTCCCGTTCACACGGCGCCAGCGTGTCGGCCAGCGCCGGGTCCACCAGGGCCAGCCGGAGACCGGTCGGGCCACTTCGGTATACCACTGCGGCTGCGCCCGTGGTGATTTCGTTGAAAAGATGGAAATCGTAGTCGAGCAGCTCCATCTCGCTGATCGCCTCGTCGACGGTGCACGGCGCCATCGCGAAGGTCTTGCGACGGCTGATCGACGGAGTCCCATCAGCGCCCAGCTCCCGGACCTGCCGGGCCGGCACTGTCCCGCTGCGCCAGGGCGGCGCCGCATCCGGGCCACGGTGCGGCTCCCCGAGTTCGACGGCCCGTTGGATCCCGCGGCTGAGCCGGGATTCCAGTTGGTCGATCGCTTCGTGCACGCTCTCGGCCTCGACCTGGGCCCGTACCGGGCGACCCCGGACCGTCAGATTGGCCTGCGCGATCACGCTGTCGGTGACGGCGGGATCGTGCCGGCGAGTCAGTCGCACCCGTACCTGCGACAGCGGATGCCGCGTGACACGGGTGAGCGCGCCGATCTTGGTGCGCGCGTAGTCGTCGGCGCCGTGGAACCCACCGCGCATCGTGACAGCGACATCGGCGGGAGATCCGGCCGGATCGGCGGTGCTGTTGTGGGCGTTGCGCATCTCGGCGTTGCTCATATCTCTGGGTACCCCGTCGGGGCCCCCACCGGTTAGAGCCGAAAGTCATCGGTGAACCGGGCTGTCGGGCGGATGCAATCTTGCTGTCCAACGGCCCGGGTCGACGGGACTTCGGCCACTAGGAGTGAGCCACTCACCGCTGCTGAGATTGCGCTGGGAACAGCATCGCCGTTGGGGCCGGAAGGGAAGCGATCATGCACAGCAGGGTGATCATGCACGACAGCGTGGTAGTGGATCCTCCCGGCCATCGCGGCGCGAGGTTTCGGGCCCTCGCCATGACCATCGGCAAACAACGGCCCGTCCTGGCCGACGTCCTGGCCGCGTTCGGCATCGGTGCCGTCTACCTGGCCCATGTGCGGCCGTGGATGTACACCTGGGGAGCGCGCACCGACGAGATACACGCCGCGCTGCCCGGCGACGAGATGGTCGCCGACGGAGCCGCGCGCACCACCCGGGCGGTGACGATCAACGCTGCCCCGCAGGACATCTGGCCCTGGTTGGTGCAGATCGGCGAGGACCGGGGCGGGTTCTACAGCTACTACCTGCTGGAGCGGGCGGTCGGAGCCGACGTGCACAACGCCGACGTCATCCATCCCGAGTGGCAGCAGCTGGCGGTCGGAGACACCATCTGGCTGGCCCGCAGGTACGGTCCCGCCGCCCGGCAGCTGGTTGCCGCGGTGCAGCCGTTCTCGCACCTGGTGCTGGTGTCCGCACCCGACTTCGAGCGGCTGCAGCGCGGGCAGCGGGCCGCCGGCGCCTGGTCGTTCGTCCTCCTGCGCGACGGCGCAGGGTCACGCCTGCTGGCCCGCGGCAGTGGCGGTGCGGTCGGTCATGTCTGGTTCGATCTACCGCACTTCGTGATGGAACAGAAGATGCTGCGCGGTATTGCCCGCCGGGTCCACCGGCAGCGGCGACGGCCGGTGGCGCCACCGGTGGACCAACGGAACGTGATCCCCGCGCGCGAACGTCGGCGGACCGGGCAACCAGGGCAGACCCCGGCAACCGCGGGCTGACCCTGATATCCGCTGGACCAGCGGCGCATACTTGTATGCGATGCCCGGATCCGAGAACCAACCCCGTTTACCCGCAATCCTGACGGTCGATGACGACCCGGCCGTCTCCCGTGCGGTCGCCCGCGATCTGCGCCGCCACTACGGCGAGCGCTACCGCATCATCCGCGCCGAATCCGGCGCGGATGCCATCAATGCACTCAAGGAACTGAAGCTGCGCGGCGACACCGTCGCCGTCTTCGTCGCCGACTACCGGATGCCCGGGATGAGCGGTATCGAGTTCCTCGAACGCGCGATGGACTTCTTCCCGCTGGCGCGCCGGGTGCTGTTGACGGCGTACGCCGACACCCACGCCGCCATCGACGCCATCAACGTCGTCGACCTGGACCACTACCTGCTCAAGCCCTGGGACCCCCCGCAGGAGAAGTTGTACCCGGTGATCGACGGGCTGCTGGAGGAATGGCGGGCCGTCGGTGACCGCGCCATGCCGTACACGAAGGTGATCGGGCACCGCTACAGCGACCGGTCCTGGGAGGTCCGGCAGTTTCTGGCGCGCAACGAGTACTCGTTCCGCTCGGTCAACGCCGAGGAACCCAAGGGGCAACAACTGCTGGAGGCCGCCGGCCTGGACGGCACCCGGCTGCCGGTGGTGATCACCGAAAAGGGCGAGACGCTCGTCGAGCCGACCGATGGCGAACTGGCCACCCTGCTCGGCCTGTCGACCAGTCCGTCTCTTCAGATGTATGACCTCGCCGTGATCGGCGGCGGGCCGGCCGGGCTGGCTGCCGCCGTGTACGGCGCCTCCGAGGGCCTCAAGACGGTGCTGATCGAGAAGTCCTCGACCGGCGGGCAGGCCGGGCGCAGTTCGAAGATCGAGAACTACCTCGGGTTCCCGACCGGCATCTCGGGTGCGGAGCTGACCACCTCGGCACGCCGTCAGGCCGAGAAGTTCGGCGCGGAGGTCATCACCACGCAGGAGGCGGGACGGCTCGAGGTCAACGGCATCGGGGCGGCCCACTCGCTGCGCCTCAACGAGGAGCAGACCATCGGTGCCCGCGCGGTGATCCTGGCGACCGGCGTCGAGTACCGCCAGCTGGAGATCACCGGGTGCTGGGAGAACCCCGCCGATCCGGGATGCAACTACATCGGCCGCGGCGTCTACTACGGGGCCTCGGTGTCCGACAACACCGAATGCGCCGGCGAACAGGTCTACATCGTCGGCGGCGCCAACTCGGCGGGCCAGGCCGCGATGTACATGTCGGAGACGGCCAAGACGGTGACCATGCTGATCCGCGGCCCGTCGCTGGAGGCCGGCATGTCGCAGTACCTGGTGGACCGGATCACCAAGACGGCCAACATCCACGTCCGGACCTGCACCGAGGTCGTCGACACCGTGGCGACCGACGACAGGCTGTCCGGGCTGGTGCTGCTCGACAAGCGCACCGGCGAACGGGAAACCGTCGTCAGCGACCGGATGTGTTGTTTCATCGGCGCCACCCCGCGCACGGATTGGCTGGAGGAAGCGGGAATAGCCCGCGACGATCACGGCTTCATCCTGTCGGGGCCTGATCTCCGCGACAAGGTCGGCTGGACGCTGGACCGTCCACCGCACCACCTGGAAACCAGTGTCCCCGGCGTGTTCGTCGCCGGTGACGTGCGATCGGAATCCGCCAAACGGGTGGCCGCCGCGGTCGGTGAGGGCTCGATGGCAGTGATGTTGGTGCACAGGTATCTGGCGGAAGCCTGAGAGGACGACAGCGATGGGCTCCCAGCACGGTGAAGAGTGTGTGCGCGATGAGCTGCGCACCCTGTTCCTCTTCGAGCACCTCTCCGACGAACAGCTGGACATCCTCTGCGAGGCCGGCCATATCGAGACGTTCCCGGCGGGACCGATCGTCGTCGAGGGTGAACGAGCGACCTGTTTCTACGTCTTGATCGACGGCGAGCTGGTCATGTCGAAGCGCTCCGGCGGCGTCGACATCCAGACCAACCGCACCTCCCAGCGCGGCGTGTACTTCGGTGCGTGGTCGGCCTACATCCCCGGCGAGGAGCAGCTCTACCAGGCGTCGGTGCGGCTGGTCGCCGACTCGCGGATCTTCGTGCTGCAGGCCGACACCTTCGCCGAGTTCATGCGCACACAGTTCCCGATGGCGGTGCATCTGATGGAGGGACAGCTGGTCGGCGGACGCCGGCAGAGCCAGATCATCGGTCAGCGCGAAAAGCTGCTGGCCTTGGGCACCATCACCGCCGGACTCACCCACCAACTCAACAACCCGGCCGCGGCCACCGCGCGCGCCGTCGCCGATCTGCGCGAGGGCGTCGGGCACATGCGCCACAAGCTGGCCATGGTGGCCGAGGCGAAGTTCACTCCCGAAGCGCTGCGCGTCCTGGTGAACATGCAGGATCAGGTCGCCGAGCAGGTGGCCAAGAACAAGGGCGTGGAGCTGTCCGCGCTGGAGACCT is part of the Mycobacterium adipatum genome and harbors:
- the rpsM gene encoding 30S ribosomal protein S13, with translation MARLMGVDLPRDKRMEIALTYIYGIGRTRSQEILEGTGISRDLRTKDLTDDQVSQLRDYIEGNLKVEGDLRREVQADIRRKIEIGCYQGLRHRRGLPVRGQRTKTNARTRKGPKRTIAGKKKAR
- the rpmJ gene encoding 50S ribosomal protein L36, with amino-acid sequence MKVNPSVKPICDKCRVIRRHGRVMVICSDPRHKQRQG
- the infA gene encoding translation initiation factor IF-1, whose product is MAKKDGAIEVEGRVVEPLPNAMFRIELENGHKVLAHISGKMRQHYIRILPEDRVVVELSPYDLSRGRIVYRYK
- a CDS encoding WS/DGAT/MGAT family O-acyltransferase, whose translation is MERLTALDAGFLDAEDADRHVSLAVGAVAIIDGPAPAHDEVLAVIGERILATPRLRQVVRRHPLDLSAPRWADDPALDLAHHIRRAALPHPGTDAELFRFTAEAMESRLDRERPLWQCWVIEGLADDRWALLMKMHHCIADGISTMHMLTGLCDAGVGATYVEAIRATADEGGGAQAAATRTLNPVDWVRSAWNTASALTTGTVKTITGAIEIVDSLLRTGPASPLNGPVTTMRRYSAVRVPLAGALSVCEAFGVTLNDVALAAITDSFRAALLRRGEQPRHDSLRTLVPVSVRADDAADQTGNRVSVMLPYLPVDEPDRVEQLRSVHRRMARVKSGGQSQAGSTVVSALKLVPFALASRTIRALTALPQRGVVTLATNIPGPRDRLSMMGREVVGMLPVPPVALRLRAGVAILTYADDLVFGVTADFDALPDVDELAAGIGKAMTCLAAAARHPHPGRPGLVLIPPTDDADTPTPHLDRVQG
- a CDS encoding universal stress protein → MTDAPAFGKIVVGVDDSTSCQRALEWAAAEAVRRHAPLHILYASTLPVAAWPVPPIPAGYMEYQAELASDVLDKATATAEAIIGNAVGVSTDFLVATPTAALVEASGSAGMVVVGSRGRGALARTILGSVSTGVVHRAECPVAVIHDEDPPPDPAAPVLLGFDGSAASDAAVALAFEEASSRKVKLVALHAWWSPGAFEMPGFDWETIRPEVDREVAQQLSGWQQRYHDVPVERLVVPDRPAQRLVEQSRSAQLVVMGRRGFGAVASTLLGSVSGAVVQAARVPLIVAGPR
- a CDS encoding cation:proton antiporter, translating into MDLHPFPTIALILALATASGLVANKLRQPLIVAFILVGVAVGPVGAGWVSADTTMELLARLGLAILLFLVGLRLDLHMIRSTGPVAVVTGLGQVACTAVLGYLIALALNLSGISALYVAAALTFSSTIIIVKLLSDKRELDQLHGRITLGILIVQDIVVVLVMIALTAYGQGSSGGLGAGIAVVALKGVGLLAGIWALTRWVMPWLMPHVARSQELLVLFGVAYAVSVAAFSEWLGFSSEVGAFLAGVSLASTQFRDALGARLVSLRDFLLLFFFLNLGAGLDFSEAAGQLVAALILSVFVLIAKPMIVIAIMTLMRYPVRVGFAVGLPLAQISEFSLILASLGVTLGHISGATLSLITVVGLVTIAASTYLTTYSDPIFERCSRWLAVLERTHPRESEAAENTDDFDVVLFGLGRFGSHLAERLSGAGHRVLGVDFDIHGVRTHRRKGVAMAFGSAEDLDLLQALPLERAKYVVSAIPVLQTNLALLHGLRQHGFDGIIALTAHTRHDAEQLRAAGVDVVLEPFASAAHTTSETLHDQLAAEQQKHHDDADG
- a CDS encoding universal stress protein encodes the protein MNDQQTGGAIVVGVDGSQQAGVAVRWAAAEAQMSGVPVDLVYAVRPPIVTWPLAPTDELAAECERQNAEDTLNHARAAALAGDGAANPPDVRTEVIRDSALGALIEASETARMVVVGSRGTGGFPRLKLGSVSAGLIRHAHCPVTVVHSQMGVLPDVAAPVLVGVDGSPASEAATAFAFEEASRRGVELEALHVWHDRAGREPRGGSWSDIEQQAAEILAERLAGWQEQFPDVPVRRHIEFDEPSRRLVERSRSAQLVVVGSHGRGGFSGMLLGSVSSTVAQSVDVPVTVVRPH
- a CDS encoding pyridoxamine 5'-phosphate oxidase family protein, whose translation is MTDETRQMSILSVPQCWDLLSGTSLGRLVTSVDGNPGIFPVNFAVQERTILFRTASGTKLVSSAINNSVLFEADGYDREHGWSVIVAGVARLLRSDEEISEAERAALVPWTGSDKEHFVRIRPRGVTGRRFPFVGAPAQPAAVEDPVLG
- a CDS encoding ribosome hibernation promotion factor, giving the protein MRNAHNSTADPAGSPADVAVTMRGGFHGADDYARTKIGALTRVTRHPLSQVRVRLTRRHDPAVTDSVIAQANLTVRGRPVRAQVEAESVHEAIDQLESRLSRGIQRAVELGEPHRGPDAAPPWRSGTVPARQVRELGADGTPSISRRKTFAMAPCTVDEAISEMELLDYDFHLFNEITTGAAAVVYRSGPTGLRLALVDPALADTLAPCERDVTVSPHRVPCLRQEAAVERMGLMRLPFLFYIDAAEGRASVLYRRYDGNLAVLTPAG
- a CDS encoding FAD-dependent oxidoreductase codes for the protein MPGSENQPRLPAILTVDDDPAVSRAVARDLRRHYGERYRIIRAESGADAINALKELKLRGDTVAVFVADYRMPGMSGIEFLERAMDFFPLARRVLLTAYADTHAAIDAINVVDLDHYLLKPWDPPQEKLYPVIDGLLEEWRAVGDRAMPYTKVIGHRYSDRSWEVRQFLARNEYSFRSVNAEEPKGQQLLEAAGLDGTRLPVVITEKGETLVEPTDGELATLLGLSTSPSLQMYDLAVIGGGPAGLAAAVYGASEGLKTVLIEKSSTGGQAGRSSKIENYLGFPTGISGAELTTSARRQAEKFGAEVITTQEAGRLEVNGIGAAHSLRLNEEQTIGARAVILATGVEYRQLEITGCWENPADPGCNYIGRGVYYGASVSDNTECAGEQVYIVGGANSAGQAAMYMSETAKTVTMLIRGPSLEAGMSQYLVDRITKTANIHVRTCTEVVDTVATDDRLSGLVLLDKRTGERETVVSDRMCCFIGATPRTDWLEEAGIARDDHGFILSGPDLRDKVGWTLDRPPHHLETSVPGVFVAGDVRSESAKRVAAAVGEGSMAVMLVHRYLAEA